From Solea senegalensis isolate Sse05_10M linkage group LG19, IFAPA_SoseM_1, whole genome shotgun sequence, the proteins below share one genomic window:
- the pglyrp6 gene encoding peptidoglycan recognition protein 6, translating into MDKGCLKLSLVLLIIWACAYHTEASLSLHMDDFIRAVKQVEDENPGAKPVAVLRRLRWVAGLQDPFIQHFLGNVDSGGSEMDAGLLSYIRKAVQHKVTADGREEGVVLTSDGTTVALRPLLLGLEAGFISRFSERVRGLHQLTLAKDLGLALTHSSNLTQRVGPDGCWDSLTAPRVFTLSDTPTLLTAAHVNGGMDGVVLGMGVKIRNPLRLSGLLTEYYCHQLDNRGLDAAPRLISRRRRDNFRELVLPPVLTRHVVKSQELQQRLKTQPQMEAKEKKQLMAAVKEGMKEFVHMFMDCPPIIPRCMWDAAPYRGTPTNLSLPLSFMYIHHTSTPGEPCLTFQQCSADMRSMQRFHQEDRGWDDIGYSFVAGSDGHIYEGRGWHWQGAHTLGHNSIGYGVSFIGDYTASVPSSHSMALVRDQLASCAVGGGRLKPSFILQGHRQVVHTSCPGDAFFHEIKRWQHFGEVEN; encoded by the exons ATGGATAAAGGCTGCCTCAAACTCTCCCTGGTCCTTCTTATAATCTGGGCCTGTGCCTACCACACAGAAG CTTCACTTTCCCTGCACATGGACGACTTCATCAGGGCAGTGAAGCAGGTAGAAGACGAGAACCCTGGAGCAAAGCCAGTGGCTGTGTTGAGGAGGCTGCGATGGGTCGCTGGTTTACAGGACCCGTTCATTCAGCACTTCCTGGGTAATGTGGATTCCGGTGGTTCTGAAATGGACGCCGGGCTTTTGAGTTACATCAGAAAGGCTGTGCAACACAAGGTGACGGCTGACGGCAGAGAGGAAGGTGTGGTTCTGACCTCTGATGGCACCACTGTTGCCCTCAGGCCTCTCCTCCTGGGCCTCGAGGCTGGGTTCATCTCCAGGTTCAGTGAGCGAGTTCGAGGCCTGCACCAGCTCACACTGGCCAAGGACCTCGGCCttgctctcacacacagctcTAATCTGACCCAGCGTGTGGGACCTGATGGCTGCTGGGACAGTTTAACCGCTCCTCGAGTCTTCACTCTCTCTGACACCCCCACTCTGCTCACCGCTGCTCACGTCAACGGAGGCATGGACGGTGTGGTTCTGGGGATGGGGGTCAAAATCAGAAATCCTCTCAGGCTGAGCGGTCTGCTGACAGAGTACTACTGCCACCAGCTGGACAACCGAGGACTGGACGCTGCCCCGCGTCTCATCAGCCGCCGCCGCAGGGACAACTTCAGAGAGCTGGTCCTCCCCCCGGTGCTCACCAGACATGTGGTGAAATCACaagagctgcagcagaggctGAAGACGCAGCCACAGATGGAGGCGAAGGAGAAGAAGCAGCTGATGGCTGCGGTGAAGGAGGGCATGAAAGAGTTTGTCCACATGTTCATGG ACTGCCCCCCCATCATTCCCCGGTGCATGTGGGATGCGGCACCTTACAGAGGAACACCCACCAAcctgtctctgcctctctccttCATGTACATCCACCACACTTCCACCCCGGGTGAGCCGTGTCTCACCTTCCAGCAGTGTTCTGCTGACATGCGCTCCATGCAGCGGTTCCACCAGGAGGACCGAGGCTGGGACGACATAGGATACAG CTTTGTGGCAGGCTCTGATGGACACATCTACGAGGGCAGGGGCTGGCACTGGCAAGGAGCTCACACTCTTGGACACAACTCAATAGGTTATGGTGTTTCCTTCATCGGAGACTATACAGCGAGTGTGCCTTCATCGCATTCCATGGCACTGGTGAGGGATCAACTGGCATCGTGTGCTGTCGGCGGTGGGCGACTGAAACCCAGCTTCATCCTGCAGGGCCACAGACAGGTGGTGCACACTTCCTGTCCTGGAGACGCTTTCTTTCACGAGATTAAAAGGTGGCAGCACTTTGGG gAGGTCGAGAATTGA
- the trappc5 gene encoding trafficking protein particle complex subunit 5 produces the protein MDTRFTRGKSSILERPLTRPKTEVSVSAFALLFSEMVQYCQSRVYSVSELQTRLADMGQSVGASMLDVLVLREKNGKRETKVLNMLLFIKVNVWKSLFGKEADKLEQANDDDKTYYIIEKEPLINAYISVPKENSSLNCAAFTAGIVEAILTHSGFPAKVTAHWHKGTTLMIKFNESVIARDKALDGR, from the exons ATGGACACACGGTTCACTCGGGGGAAATCCAGCATCTTAGAGCGGCCCCTGACACGACCTAAGACTGAGGTCAGTGTGAGCGCCTTTGCCCTCCTTTTCTCAGAGATGGTCCAGTACTGTCAGAGCCGCGTCTACTCTGTGTCCGAGCTGCAGACGCGCCTGGCGGACATGGGCCAGAGTGTAGGAGCCAGCATGCTGGACGTGCTGGTGCTGAGGGAGAAGAATGGAAAGAGGGAGACCAAAGTCCTGAACATGCTGctcttcatcaag GTCAACGTGTGGAAGTCTTTGTTTGGGAAGGAGGCTGACAAGCTGGAGCAGGCCAATGATGACGACAAGACTTACTACATCATAGAGAAGGAGCCACTAATCAACGCCTACATATCTGTGCCGAAAGAGAACAGCAGCCTGAACTGCGCTGCTTTTACTGCTGGCATCGTGGAAGCCATCCTCACACACAGCGGCTTCCCTGCCAAGGTCACTGCCCACTGGCACAAAGGCACCACACTCATGATTAAGTTTAACGAGTCGGTCATCGCCAGGGACAAGGCTTTGGATGgcagataa
- the LOC122785781 gene encoding mucolipin-1-like, producing MASSSYTCIHDSATEKDQLLSSMTNYGSQDLLGSASPRPSVLVGAGLHQQQEEEEEEEALRRKLKYFFMSPCDKYHAKGRKPFKLGLQLLKIIIVTVQLVLFGLSNQMVVTFKEENTAAFKHLFLKGYQDSAPQAVHTQRELYDHLHFAIEQYMALPEITLGQYAYVLDVGFNRSALSLCQRYFQRATIDPVNDTFDIDPHVVTYCIGVNPLTSGNGDYKNFTLQFYKLINITIDFQLKAINIQTIINNEIPDCYTFAITIVMDNRAHSGKVKISLQNQASITECKDPNVSGHAENYAREFFDVLVAVVCLLSLLLCGRSVLRGIVLQYEYVQFFNDRLGRSVAWGDRMEFINGWYILLIVSDVFTIVGSFIKIGIESKNLSSYDVCAILLGTSTLLVWVGVIRYLSFFQKYNILIVTLRAAFPNVIRFCCCAAAIYLGYCFCGWIVLGPYHAKFRSLSMVSECLFSLINGDDMFITFEEMERSGTLVWIFSQVYLYTFISLFIYMVLSLFIALITGAYDTIMAQTQEQVRINNLHAFIAECTDTPSSGKFRGPEGSSCSFLCCCEW from the exons atggcgTCTTCAAGTTACACCTGCATCCATGACAGCGCCACAG AAAAGGATCAGCTGCTCTCCTCCATGACCAATTATGGGTCCCAGGACCTTCTTGGGAGTGCGAGTCCTCGTCCCAGCGTACTTGTGGGCGCTGGGCTCcaccagcagcaggaggaagaggaggaggaggaggctctgAGGAGGAAACTCAAGTACTTCTTCATGAGCCCCTGTGACAAGTATCACGCCAAAGGGCGGAAGCCTTTCAAACTGGGCCTGCAGCTGCTCAAAATCATCATTGTGACCGTGCAG CTGGTGCTGTTTGGACTCAGCAACCAGATGGTGGTGACGTTTAAGGAGGAGAACACGGCGGCGTTCAAACACCTGTTCCTGAAGGGTTACCAGGACAGCGCTCCTCAGGCAGTCCACACGCAGAGGGAGCTCTACGACCACCTACACTTCGCCATAGAGCAG TACATGGCTCTGCCTGAGATCACGCTGGGACAGTACGCCTACGTGTTGGACGTGGGTTTCAACAGGAGCGCGCTCTCCCTCTGCCAGAGATACTTCCAGAGAGCCACCATCGACCCCGTCAATGACACCTTTGACATCGACCCCCACGTGGTCACCT ATTGCATCGGAGTGAATCCACTGACATCCGGAAACGGTGACTACAAGAATTTCACTCTCCAGTTTTACAA GCTGATCAATATAACTATTGACTTCCAACTGAAGGCCATTAACATTCAGACCATAATAAACAATGAAATCCCTGACTGCTACACCTTTGCCATTACG ATCGTCATGGATAACCGGGCTCACAGCGGCAAAGTTAAGATCAGTCTACAGAACCAGGCCTCCATCACCGAGTGTAAAGACCCCAACGTGTCCGGACACG CTGAGAATTATGCCCGGGAGTTCTTTGATGTGCTGGTGGCCGTCGTCTgtctgctgtctctgctgctgtgcgGACGCTCCGTCCTCAGAGGCATCGTCCTGCAATAC GAGTATGTGCAGTTTTTCAACGACAGACTCGGCCGCAGCGTCGCCTGGGGAGACAGGATGGAGTTTATTAACGGCTGGTACATCCTGCTCATCGTCAGCGACGTGTTCACGATCGTGGGAAGCTTCATCAAGATTGGGATTGAATCCAAG AATTTGTCATCGTATGATGTATGCGCCATCCTGCTGGGAACCTCCACTCTGCTGGTGTGGGTGGGAGTCATCCGCTACCTCAGCTTCTTTCAGAAATACAAT ATCCTGATTGTGACTCTGAGAGCTGCTTTTCCTAACGTTATCcgcttctgctgctgtgcagCTGCCATTTATCTGGGCTATTGCTTCTGTGGATGGATTGTCCTGGGGCCCTATCATGCCAAG TTCCGCTCCCTGTCCATGGTGTCCGAGTGTCTGTTTTCTCTGATCAACGGCGACGACATGTTCATAACGTTCGAGGAGATGGAGCGAAGTGGAACGCTGGTGTGGATCTTCAGCCAGGTCTACCTCTACACCTTCATCTCGCTCTTCATCTACATGGTGCTGTCCCTCTTCATCGCACTCATCACCGGAGCCTACGACACCATCATG GCACAAACACAGGAGCAGGTGCGCATCAATAACCTGCACGCGTTCATCGCTGAGTGCACCGACACTCCCAGCTCTGGCAAGTTCCGTGGGCCTGAGGGGTCATCGTGctctttcctctgctgctgtgagtggtga